One region of Nicotiana sylvestris unplaced genomic scaffold, ASM39365v2 Un00058, whole genome shotgun sequence genomic DNA includes:
- the LOC138868125 gene encoding upstream activation factor subunit spp27, which translates to MLPQRMKKAMTDNPKKLANLIDLVNLPSTLREFMGQSQTSRLGCFKRVWSYIKENNLQDPNNKNLVNCDEKLKSILLGKPQVELTELPTLIKLHFPKAPR; encoded by the exons ATGCTGCCACAGCGGATGAAAAAGGCTATGACAGACAACCCAAAGAAATTAGCCAATTTGATTGACCTCGTAAATCTCCCTTCAACACTTAGAGAATTCATGGGTCAGTCACAGACTTCTCGCTTAGGTTGTTTTAAACGTGTCTGGTCTTACATCAAGGAAAACAATCTCCAG GATCCAAACAACAAGAACTTAGTTAATTGCGATGAAAAGTTAAAGAGTATCTTGTTGGGTAAGCCCCAGGTTGAGCTTACTGAACTACCAACACTGATCAAGCTGCACTTCCCTAAGGCACCAAGATGA